One Desulfonatronum thiosulfatophilum DNA window includes the following coding sequences:
- a CDS encoding GNAT family N-acetyltransferase, whose amino-acid sequence MMLEIRQEDPQDQNAVQSLNLAAFENGPEAALVDALRSSCKEYLAFVAVEDGAVVGHILFTPVTVDGSDAAGMGLAPMAVLPSRQRKGIGTQLVRHGLEHLRRSGCPFVIVLGHPEYYPRFGFEQASTYRLVSQWEGVPDEAFMVAVFDDNALPRAGGTARYRNEFDDAM is encoded by the coding sequence ATGATGCTCGAAATCCGACAAGAAGATCCCCAAGACCAGAATGCCGTCCAAAGTCTGAACCTGGCCGCGTTCGAGAACGGCCCGGAGGCGGCCCTGGTGGACGCGCTCCGGAGTTCCTGCAAGGAATATCTCGCCTTCGTGGCCGTGGAGGACGGTGCCGTTGTCGGCCACATCCTGTTCACCCCGGTCACGGTGGACGGCTCCGACGCGGCGGGTATGGGGCTGGCGCCCATGGCGGTGCTGCCCTCCCGTCAGCGAAAGGGCATCGGCACCCAACTGGTGCGGCACGGACTTGAGCACCTGCGCCGGTCCGGCTGTCCGTTTGTGATCGTACTGGGACATCCCGAATACTACCCGCGTTTCGGTTTCGAGCAGGCATCCACGTATCGCCTTGTCAGCCAATGGGAGGGGGTTCCGGATGAGGCATTCATGGTCGCCGTATTCGACGACAACGCCCTGCCCAGGGCCGGCGGCACGGCACGGTACCGGAACGAATTCGATGACGCGATGTAA
- the larB gene encoding nickel pincer cofactor biosynthesis protein LarB translates to MDAQDILKQLLIDIQNGRMNVEQGMEQLRDFPVMDLGHTKIDRHRSLRNGFPEVIYGEGKTPEQIGEIFERMGTLANVLATRVSPEMAAHVQSLCPDVLYHPLARTLSLTRNAIVYGPGEIAIVTAGTSDLPVAEEARVTCEMLGSRATIVSDVGVAGIHRLFDRLSVIRQAQVIIVVAGMEGALASVVGGLVSQPIVAVPTSVGYGASLSGFTALMCMLTSCASGVTVVNIDNGFGAACAACKITNLFRDS, encoded by the coding sequence ATGGATGCACAAGACATATTGAAGCAACTGCTGATAGACATTCAGAACGGCAGAATGAACGTGGAACAGGGGATGGAGCAACTACGCGATTTCCCGGTCATGGATCTCGGCCATACCAAGATCGACCGGCACCGCTCGCTGCGAAACGGTTTCCCCGAAGTCATCTACGGCGAGGGCAAGACGCCCGAACAGATCGGCGAGATCTTCGAACGCATGGGTACGCTGGCCAACGTCCTCGCCACCCGCGTCTCCCCCGAGATGGCCGCGCATGTTCAGTCCCTCTGCCCGGATGTCCTGTACCATCCCCTGGCCCGCACCCTGTCCCTGACACGGAATGCAATCGTCTACGGCCCGGGCGAGATCGCCATTGTCACGGCCGGAACCTCTGATCTGCCCGTGGCCGAGGAAGCGCGGGTGACCTGCGAGATGCTCGGCAGCCGGGCAACCATAGTGTCCGACGTCGGCGTGGCCGGAATCCATCGGCTTTTTGACCGCCTTTCAGTTATTCGCCAAGCGCAAGTGATCATCGTGGTCGCTGGCATGGAAGGCGCCCTGGCCAGCGTGGTCGGCGGCCTCGTCTCCCAACCCATCGTCGCCGTGCCCACTTCTGTGGGATACGGCGCGTCACTCTCCGGATTCACCGCCCTGATGTGCATGCTCACTTCCTGCGCCAGCGGAGTGACCGTGGTGAACATCGACAACGGCTTCGGCGCAGCCTGCGCGGCCTGCAAAATAACCAATCTCTTTCGCGATTCCTGA
- a CDS encoding SPFH domain-containing protein, whose product MNAPLIALLVLTGLIVIVLLKSAVIVPQKKEYIVERLGKYNKSLGAGFHILMPFLDRVAYRYSMKEEVIDIPSQTCITKDNVTVEVDGLIYLQVVDSKRAAYGINDYRMAASQLAQTTLRSCVGRIDLDKTFEERETINSQVVESIDLAAQTWGVKVLRYEVKDIIPPESVKKAMEAQMTAEREKRAAIARSEGERQSTINRAEGDRQDAILRSEGEKQRRINEAQGEAQEILTVAQATAEGLSTIARQLEMPGGQNAASLRIAEQYVNEFGKLAKTSNTLVIPANIGDLAGMVSTAMTALQTVKTQK is encoded by the coding sequence ATGAACGCACCGCTTATCGCATTACTGGTACTGACCGGTCTCATCGTCATCGTCCTGTTGAAGTCCGCCGTCATCGTTCCTCAAAAAAAAGAATATATTGTCGAACGGCTCGGCAAGTACAACAAGTCCCTGGGCGCGGGGTTTCATATCCTCATGCCCTTTCTGGATCGGGTGGCATATAGGTACTCGATGAAGGAGGAGGTCATCGATATTCCAAGTCAAACATGCATCACGAAAGACAATGTGACCGTGGAAGTCGATGGATTGATCTATCTGCAGGTCGTGGACAGCAAACGTGCGGCCTACGGGATCAACGACTATCGCATGGCCGCATCCCAATTGGCCCAGACGACGCTGCGCTCCTGCGTCGGCCGCATCGATCTCGATAAAACCTTTGAGGAACGCGAAACAATCAACAGCCAAGTGGTGGAGTCCATTGATCTGGCTGCCCAGACATGGGGCGTCAAGGTCCTGCGGTACGAGGTCAAGGACATCATCCCGCCGGAATCCGTAAAAAAGGCCATGGAAGCCCAGATGACCGCGGAGCGTGAAAAACGTGCGGCCATTGCCAGGTCCGAAGGAGAGCGGCAGTCCACCATCAACCGCGCGGAAGGAGACCGCCAGGACGCCATTCTCCGATCCGAGGGCGAAAAGCAGCGTCGCATCAACGAGGCCCAAGGCGAAGCCCAGGAAATCCTGACCGTTGCCCAGGCCACCGCCGAAGGCTTGAGCACCATTGCCAGGCAGTTGGAAATGCCGGGAGGCCAGAACGCCGCCTCGCTGAGAATCGCGGAACAATACGTCAATGAATTCGGAAAATTGGCAAAAACATCCAACACGCTGGTCATTCCCGCCAATATCGGCGACCTGGCCGGCATGGTGTCCACGGCCATGACGGCGCTGCAAACCGTGAAGACGCAGAAATAA
- the kaiC gene encoding circadian clock protein KaiC: protein MSCERCRPGTEPKQSSSIPKIPTCIRGLDEILHGGLPTGRTTIFNGKPGTGKSILALEFLYRGAIAGEPGIFVSFEERAEDIRLNAAGMGMDIEALEAADKLKIIHAELPQDAFRAGDFDCKGLLAQIEGFARLMGAKRVVLDAIDVLMWAFADPVREREEIYFIHNTLRDLGMTTVLTAKLGQDGERNYPFLDFMVDCVLHLDQRMSGQVRTRRLNVLKYRGSDFMANEHPYLFSHDGIVLMPVSSAQLIQPPIGKRVSSGVDQIDAILGGGYKQGTCILVAGPSGSGKTSLACTFAHAACNREEKVLYVDYEVSRETLLDGMQSIGLKLESAERENWLRIVTAMPESDGVEGHLLRILNHIAEFNPQHLVLDAISASRRMGSERAAFDFLMRLMTECKKRGITCFYLNQTTGTELISELSGIGLSSLVDTILALDYFLADESLCRRLLVVKSRGSAHSHQYHYMSITNDGIILMPQAAKPVEAS, encoded by the coding sequence ATGTCTTGTGAGCGCTGCCGTCCGGGAACCGAACCAAAACAGAGTTCATCCATACCCAAGATCCCGACGTGCATCCGGGGGCTGGACGAAATCCTGCACGGTGGTCTTCCGACCGGCCGGACCACGATATTCAACGGCAAGCCCGGCACCGGCAAGTCCATCCTGGCGTTGGAGTTTCTCTATCGTGGAGCAATTGCCGGTGAACCGGGCATCTTCGTTTCCTTTGAAGAACGCGCCGAAGACATCCGGCTCAATGCCGCCGGAATGGGCATGGATATTGAGGCGTTGGAGGCCGCCGACAAATTGAAGATCATCCATGCCGAACTGCCGCAAGATGCGTTTCGAGCCGGGGATTTCGACTGCAAAGGCCTCTTGGCCCAGATTGAAGGATTTGCGCGGCTCATGGGCGCCAAGCGGGTGGTTCTGGACGCCATTGACGTGCTCATGTGGGCGTTCGCCGACCCGGTGCGCGAACGGGAGGAAATCTACTTCATCCACAACACGCTGCGCGATCTCGGCATGACCACCGTGCTCACCGCCAAGCTGGGGCAAGACGGTGAAAGGAACTATCCCTTCCTGGATTTCATGGTCGATTGCGTGCTGCACCTGGACCAGAGAATGTCCGGGCAAGTCCGCACAAGGAGATTGAACGTTCTGAAATACCGTGGGTCGGACTTCATGGCGAATGAACATCCTTATCTTTTCTCTCACGATGGAATTGTCTTGATGCCTGTCTCGTCCGCTCAATTAATCCAACCGCCTATCGGAAAGCGCGTATCCAGCGGCGTGGACCAGATCGACGCGATTCTCGGCGGAGGATATAAACAGGGAACGTGCATTTTGGTGGCGGGTCCCAGCGGAAGCGGCAAGACGTCCCTGGCCTGCACTTTCGCCCACGCCGCCTGCAACCGGGAAGAGAAAGTACTCTATGTGGACTACGAAGTGTCCCGGGAGACATTGCTCGATGGAATGCAGAGCATCGGCCTCAAACTGGAATCGGCAGAGAGGGAAAACTGGCTGCGCATCGTCACGGCCATGCCCGAATCCGACGGTGTCGAAGGACATCTGTTGCGCATCCTCAATCATATTGCCGAATTCAATCCGCAACATCTTGTGCTCGACGCCATTTCAGCCAGCCGACGGATGGGTAGTGAACGCGCCGCCTTCGACTTCCTGATGCGATTGATGACCGAATGCAAAAAACGCGGCATCACCTGTTTTTACCTGAACCAGACGACCGGAACCGAGCTCATCAGCGAATTGAGCGGAATAGGCCTCTCCTCTCTGGTGGATACGATTCTCGCGCTGGATTATTTTCTGGCTGACGAAAGCCTGTGCCGCCGACTGCTGGTCGTCAAATCCCGCGGCTCGGCCCATTCCCATCAATACCATTACATGTCCATTACGAACGATGGGATCATTCTCATGCCGCAGGCGGCCAAGCCCGTTGAAGCGTCATAA
- the larE gene encoding ATP-dependent sacrificial sulfur transferase LarE, with protein sequence MTAPEPNTGAKHQDLLRALRAMGKAVVAFSGGLDSTFLLHAARQALGENVVAVTIFTPYMPETEIEDATNTARVMSVAHELLNVPFPEAIRTNPANRCYFCKRTLFAHLLQLAAARGIDHVLDGTNLDDLGDHRPGFKAVRELGVESPLLAAGLTKQDLRDLSKNQGLPTWNKPAGACLLTRIPHDTPVKEAELRRIDRAETVLKELGFHAVRLRSHGDIARIEVPREQLVDVVEADARHGISKQLIALGYRHVTLDLAGYRMGSLNREAK encoded by the coding sequence GTGACAGCCCCTGAGCCCAATACCGGTGCAAAACATCAGGACCTGCTCCGCGCACTGCGCGCCATGGGCAAGGCCGTGGTGGCCTTCTCCGGCGGGCTGGACAGCACGTTCCTGCTCCATGCGGCGCGTCAGGCCCTGGGGGAAAACGTCGTGGCCGTGACCATCTTCACTCCGTACATGCCGGAAACGGAGATTGAAGATGCAACAAATACGGCTCGCGTTATGAGCGTTGCTCATGAATTGCTAAACGTTCCTTTCCCGGAAGCCATCCGCACCAATCCGGCGAATCGCTGCTACTTCTGCAAGCGCACCTTGTTTGCACACCTGCTTCAGCTGGCTGCAGCAAGGGGCATCGATCATGTCCTGGACGGCACGAACCTTGACGATCTGGGCGATCACCGTCCCGGGTTCAAGGCCGTCCGGGAACTTGGCGTTGAAAGCCCCTTGCTTGCGGCGGGCCTGACAAAACAGGATCTCCGGGATCTTTCCAAGAACCAGGGTCTACCCACCTGGAACAAGCCCGCCGGCGCATGCCTGCTCACGCGCATCCCCCACGACACGCCTGTGAAAGAAGCCGAACTGCGCCGTATCGATCGGGCCGAAACCGTTTTGAAGGAACTGGGTTTTCATGCCGTCCGCCTGCGCAGTCACGGCGACATCGCCCGAATCGAAGTTCCCCGCGAACAACTGGTCGACGTGGTCGAAGCGGACGCTCGGCACGGAATCAGTAAACAGCTCATAGCCCTGGGTTATCGCCATGTGACCTTGGACTTGGCCGGCTACCGCATGGGCAGCCTCAACAGGGAAGCAAAATGA
- a CDS encoding restriction endonuclease subunit S: MSEKTVWPMIPLGNLLKQVRRPVSVKKDAIYREIGIRSHCKGIFHKPETTGEKIGEKRVFWIEPDCLVLNIVFAWEQAVAMTSNTEAGMIASHRFPMYCSRNGKLLPEYAWRYFTTPRGKYDLNVASPGGAGRNKTLGQEEFKQLKIPVPPLEYQRKAVSVLSTADQAIASLEKLISAKRTLKKGLAQQLLTGLRRLPGFSKPWGMQRLGNLVTLHFSGIDKKTHADEVPVRLCNYTDVFYNDRITSDMSFMQATASKSEIENFSLKQWDVIITKDSETPDDIGKPAVVMQDMSGVVCGYHLAILRPMAVDGSFLAQLLRLTRTRYELYRIANGVTRFGLGQSSLRHLDLSVPDQSEQTCIAAVLGTADREIALLEKKHAALRELKKGLMQKLLTGSVNQKAEVDSGL; encoded by the coding sequence ATGAGTGAAAAAACAGTATGGCCAATGATACCGCTCGGCAATCTGCTCAAACAGGTACGTCGGCCGGTGAGCGTGAAAAAGGACGCGATTTATCGAGAAATCGGCATCCGTAGCCACTGCAAGGGAATCTTTCATAAACCGGAGACCACAGGCGAGAAGATTGGCGAGAAGCGTGTCTTCTGGATCGAGCCAGATTGTCTTGTACTCAATATCGTTTTCGCTTGGGAGCAGGCTGTTGCCATGACCAGCAACACTGAGGCGGGAATGATAGCATCACATCGCTTCCCCATGTACTGCTCTCGCAACGGCAAGCTCTTGCCGGAATACGCTTGGCGCTACTTCACCACTCCACGGGGCAAGTATGATCTGAATGTCGCCTCACCCGGCGGCGCCGGACGAAATAAGACACTTGGGCAGGAAGAGTTCAAACAACTCAAAATCCCCGTTCCGCCATTAGAATATCAACGCAAGGCTGTGTCGGTCTTGTCCACTGCGGATCAGGCGATTGCGAGCTTGGAAAAGCTGATCTCGGCAAAACGGACGCTCAAAAAGGGGCTGGCCCAGCAACTTCTCACCGGCCTACGCCGCTTGCCGGGATTCAGCAAACCGTGGGGCATGCAGCGGCTCGGCAATCTCGTCACTCTCCATTTCAGTGGAATTGATAAGAAGACGCATGCTGACGAAGTACCTGTTCGTCTCTGTAACTACACGGATGTGTTCTACAACGACCGCATCACGAGCGATATGAGCTTCATGCAGGCCACCGCCAGCAAGTCCGAGATCGAAAACTTTTCCCTCAAACAATGGGACGTAATCATCACCAAGGATTCCGAGACACCCGACGACATTGGAAAGCCAGCCGTTGTCATGCAAGATATGTCTGGCGTCGTGTGCGGCTACCACTTGGCCATTCTTCGCCCAATGGCCGTGGATGGCTCGTTCCTGGCTCAACTGCTCCGTCTGACCCGGACGCGTTACGAACTGTATCGCATTGCCAACGGCGTGACCCGCTTTGGACTGGGACAGTCGTCTCTGCGTCACCTTGATCTCTCGGTCCCAGATCAGTCAGAGCAGACTTGTATCGCCGCCGTGCTGGGCACGGCGGATCGGGAGATCGCCCTGCTGGAGAAGAAGCATGCCGCCCTGCGAGAATTGAAAAAGGGCCTGATGCAGAAACTACTGACCGGCTCTGTCAATCAGAAAGCGGAGGTGGACAGTGGACTTTGA
- a CDS encoding restriction endonuclease subunit S, with translation MTATDKVGRRTELRNLARVQPGYLSRTSVHHVPKGTHWLLQARDISPQHGLRLDALVRFQPERNPDLYRVSRGDILLTARGQDHRAYLVEMDLYDVLASSVFYIIRPIEDLVLPGYLAWWLNQPEAQAALDFASHGTGIGYISRPLMEVLSVVVPPLDVQRKISETMDLWRRQQSIQTRLDQKREQLIHAVCRQAVGVEKE, from the coding sequence ATGACTGCTACTGACAAAGTTGGTCGCCGCACGGAACTGCGGAATCTTGCCCGTGTACAGCCGGGCTATCTCAGCCGTACCAGCGTTCACCATGTGCCAAAGGGCACGCATTGGCTTCTCCAGGCCAGGGACATCTCCCCCCAGCACGGCCTCCGTCTAGACGCCCTTGTCCGGTTCCAGCCCGAGCGGAATCCTGACCTGTACCGGGTTTCACGCGGCGACATCCTGCTCACGGCTCGGGGCCAGGATCACCGGGCCTACCTGGTCGAAATGGACCTTTATGACGTGCTCGCCTCCAGCGTGTTCTACATCATCAGGCCGATTGAGGACTTGGTTCTGCCCGGCTACCTCGCGTGGTGGCTGAATCAGCCGGAAGCCCAGGCCGCCCTTGACTTCGCCTCGCACGGAACCGGGATCGGCTACATCTCCCGCCCGTTGATGGAAGTCCTTTCCGTCGTGGTGCCGCCGCTTGATGTGCAGCGGAAGATTTCAGAAACCATGGACCTGTGGCGGCGACAGCAGTCGATCCAGACCCGTCTTGACCAGAAACGCGAACAATTGATCCACGCCGTCTGCCGCCAGGCCGTTGGCGTGGAAAAGGAATAA
- a CDS encoding type I restriction-modification system subunit M, translating into MTQTVSQKEINDILWQACDTFRGTLDPTQYKDYILVMLFIKYMSDLWNDKRDDFLRQYKGDEQRVKRALDRERFVMPMVELRDKNGKVEETFPASFDSLYERRTRTNIGELINIALEAIEDANKAKLENVFRNIDFNSEPNLGQAKDRNRRLNLLLEDFAKPRLNLRPSRIGNQDVIGDAYEYLISRFAADSGKKGGEFYTPGEVATLLAKLLKAKPGDTISDPTCGSGSLLIRVAKEIGSANFALFGQESNGSTWALCRMNMFLHEMDNARIEWCNTITSPHLVEGDRLLKFNVVVANPPFSLDKWGHDHAENDPYNRFWRGIPPKSKGDFAFISHMIETALEDEGRVGVIVPHGVLFRGGAEGRIRQKLIEDNLLEAVIGLPANLFFGTGIPAAIVVFNKARKAWDQAGSHRDKHILFIDASREFEDGKNQNRLRLQDINKIVTTFEAFAQVEKYAYPATLDEIKENDFNLNIPRYVDTFEPEPEVDIPTVQKEIAMLEDELAVVQKELAGHLKELGLS; encoded by the coding sequence ATGACTCAGACCGTCTCCCAAAAGGAAATCAACGACATCCTCTGGCAGGCCTGCGACACGTTTCGCGGCACGCTCGATCCGACGCAGTACAAGGACTATATCCTCGTAATGTTGTTCATCAAGTACATGTCGGACCTATGGAACGATAAGCGCGATGACTTCCTCAGGCAGTACAAGGGCGACGAGCAGCGGGTCAAGCGAGCCCTGGATCGCGAACGTTTCGTCATGCCCATGGTCGAGTTGCGCGACAAAAACGGCAAGGTCGAAGAGACCTTTCCCGCCAGCTTCGACAGCCTGTATGAGCGCCGCACCCGCACCAACATCGGCGAACTGATCAACATCGCCCTTGAAGCCATCGAAGACGCCAACAAGGCCAAGCTTGAAAATGTTTTCCGCAACATCGACTTCAACTCCGAGCCCAACCTCGGTCAAGCCAAGGACCGCAACCGCCGCCTGAACCTTCTTTTGGAGGACTTTGCCAAGCCGCGGCTCAACCTGCGACCCAGCCGCATCGGCAACCAGGATGTGATTGGAGATGCCTACGAATACCTGATCAGCCGCTTTGCCGCGGACTCGGGCAAAAAAGGCGGCGAGTTCTACACTCCAGGCGAAGTCGCAACCCTTTTGGCCAAGCTGCTCAAGGCCAAGCCCGGGGATACCATCAGCGACCCCACGTGTGGCTCCGGCTCCCTGCTCATCCGCGTGGCCAAGGAAATCGGCTCAGCCAACTTCGCGCTCTTCGGCCAGGAATCCAACGGCTCAACCTGGGCGCTGTGCCGCATGAACATGTTCCTGCATGAAATGGACAACGCCCGCATCGAGTGGTGCAACACCATCACCAGCCCGCATCTGGTCGAAGGCGACCGCCTGCTCAAGTTCAACGTCGTGGTCGCCAATCCGCCTTTCAGCCTCGACAAATGGGGTCACGACCACGCCGAGAACGATCCGTACAACCGTTTCTGGCGCGGCATCCCGCCCAAAAGCAAAGGGGACTTCGCCTTCATCAGCCACATGATCGAGACCGCCCTGGAGGACGAGGGTCGCGTCGGCGTCATCGTGCCCCACGGCGTCCTGTTCCGGGGCGGGGCCGAAGGCAGGATTCGCCAAAAACTCATCGAGGACAACCTCCTCGAAGCCGTCATCGGCCTGCCCGCCAACCTCTTCTTCGGCACGGGCATTCCCGCCGCCATCGTCGTCTTCAACAAGGCCCGCAAGGCCTGGGATCAGGCTGGCTCGCACCGGGACAAGCACATCCTCTTCATCGACGCCAGCCGGGAATTCGAGGACGGCAAGAACCAAAACCGCCTCCGTCTCCAGGACATCAACAAAATCGTCACGACCTTCGAGGCCTTCGCGCAGGTCGAAAAATACGCCTATCCGGCCACGCTGGATGAGATCAAGGAGAATGATTTCAACCTGAACATTCCGCGTTACGTGGACACCTTCGAGCCGGAACCGGAAGTCGATATCCCAACCGTGCAAAAGGAAATCGCCATGCTGGAAGACGAACTCGCCGTCGTGCAGAAGGAACTGGCGGGGCATCTCAAGGAATTGGGGTTGAGCTGA
- a CDS encoding NfeD family protein — MSFDALLSPWLAWFLLGIAFVFLELFLPVFIFLFFGIGCLGVVLALFVFDLDLSQQLVVFILTTIISLFVFRKWMMRTFRGVTANHQGMDFDDFPLGERVLVLKSILPPNTGRIQHRGTAWDAVADEAVDAGQTVEIVKYADDSRHVFLVRRIKEPSE, encoded by the coding sequence ATGAGTTTTGATGCCCTGCTCTCCCCCTGGCTTGCCTGGTTTCTGCTGGGCATTGCCTTTGTGTTCCTGGAACTTTTTTTGCCCGTTTTCATCTTTCTGTTCTTCGGCATTGGGTGCCTGGGCGTTGTGCTGGCCTTGTTCGTCTTCGATCTGGATCTTTCCCAGCAGCTGGTCGTTTTCATCCTGACCACCATCATCTCTCTCTTCGTATTCCGCAAATGGATGATGCGCACTTTTCGAGGCGTCACCGCGAATCACCAAGGTATGGATTTTGACGATTTCCCTTTGGGCGAACGCGTTCTCGTCCTCAAATCCATCCTGCCACCCAACACCGGCCGGATCCAGCATCGCGGGACGGCCTGGGACGCTGTTGCCGATGAAGCGGTTGATGCCGGTCAAACCGTTGAAATTGTGAAGTATGCCGATGATTCTCGGCACGTTTTCCTTGTCCGCCGAATAAAGGAGCCATCCGAATGA
- a CDS encoding sensor histidine kinase: MNEDIESLRRRLERAEAVLEAIRNEEVDAVVGTRKIVLLKLQETEKELRDTEKRLRLVMDSAKVASWELDLATGNFTSCAKLRRMFGLPSRDCPQSRDEYLSLYTEEDRERIQTADEHAIRTGEQYEMEYRIRRPNGASRWLRSLVVPVADDQGRVVKLAGIITDITRDVRTREVLRESEKRFRIMADGSPFPIWVNDVRGKSVYVNQAYRDFFGVTLDDEKKNGWQVQIHPEDAKSYTKEFMNALQERRVFTATARVRRHDGKWRWIKSQATPRFSETGRFLGMVGSSTDITDHVLAEEEVTRKNEELEEALAERDRFFSIIAHDLRSPFMGFLVFIKMLTERIDNLTLHEIQRLSGDMQQSAQNLHKLLENLLEWSLSQRGETAFDPVRCELAETVNHNIDLIKMVALQKGVEFHSDIPEGLSILADKSMLNTILRNLFTNAVKFSNVSGEVRVCAVQNDSFVEISVKDDGIGMDQQSLSNLLKLDKMHSRKGTGGEKGTGLGLLLCKEFIEKHDGNIWVNSKVDKGTTIYFTLPLYAHDLMTDAPAQRHKNRDFAPGVMEYTN, translated from the coding sequence ATGAATGAAGACATAGAAAGCCTGCGCAGGCGGCTGGAGCGCGCCGAGGCCGTCCTGGAGGCGATCCGGAACGAGGAAGTCGACGCGGTTGTCGGGACTCGCAAAATCGTTCTTTTGAAGCTCCAGGAAACGGAGAAGGAACTGCGCGATACCGAGAAACGGCTTCGCCTCGTCATGGATTCGGCAAAAGTTGCTTCATGGGAACTCGACCTGGCCACGGGGAATTTCACGTCATGTGCAAAGCTACGCCGGATGTTCGGCTTGCCGTCCCGGGACTGTCCGCAATCCCGGGATGAGTATCTCAGCCTGTACACCGAAGAAGACCGGGAAAGAATACAGACCGCGGACGAACACGCGATCAGAACCGGTGAACAATACGAGATGGAATACCGCATCCGACGACCAAACGGCGCATCTCGCTGGTTACGCAGCCTTGTGGTGCCCGTGGCCGACGACCAGGGCCGGGTCGTCAAATTGGCGGGCATAATCACGGACATCACCCGTGACGTTCGCACTCGGGAAGTCTTGCGGGAGAGTGAAAAACGCTTTCGGATCATGGCCGACGGTTCCCCATTCCCCATCTGGGTCAACGATGTCCGCGGGAAGTCGGTCTATGTCAATCAAGCCTATCGCGACTTCTTCGGGGTTACCCTGGATGATGAGAAAAAGAACGGCTGGCAGGTGCAGATCCACCCGGAGGATGCAAAATCATACACCAAGGAGTTCATGAACGCGCTCCAGGAAAGACGAGTTTTTACCGCAACAGCGCGCGTTCGCCGCCATGACGGCAAATGGCGCTGGATTAAATCCCAGGCCACGCCACGTTTTTCGGAAACCGGTAGATTTCTCGGCATGGTGGGTAGCAGTACGGACATCACCGACCATGTCCTGGCTGAAGAGGAAGTTACCCGGAAAAATGAGGAGCTTGAAGAGGCGCTTGCGGAACGTGACAGGTTCTTTTCCATCATCGCCCACGACCTCAGGTCGCCCTTCATGGGCTTTCTCGTGTTCATCAAGATGTTGACGGAACGAATCGACAATTTAACTCTGCATGAGATCCAACGATTGTCCGGAGACATGCAGCAATCCGCGCAGAACCTGCATAAACTCCTCGAAAACCTGTTGGAATGGTCACTGTCCCAACGAGGTGAAACCGCTTTTGATCCAGTCCGGTGCGAGCTTGCGGAAACGGTTAACCACAACATTGATTTGATAAAGATGGTCGCTCTGCAGAAGGGTGTCGAATTTCATTCCGACATCCCCGAAGGATTGAGCATATTGGCCGACAAGTCCATGTTGAACACCATCCTCCGCAATTTGTTCACCAATGCCGTCAAATTCTCGAACGTTTCTGGAGAGGTGCGCGTTTGCGCCGTCCAAAACGATTCCTTCGTCGAAATTTCCGTCAAGGATGACGGCATCGGGATGGATCAGCAATCCCTGTCCAACCTCCTGAAACTGGACAAGATGCACTCCAGGAAAGGAACCGGTGGTGAAAAAGGAACGGGACTCGGTCTCTTGTTGTGCAAGGAATTTATCGAAAAACATGACGGTAATATTTGGGTGAACAGCAAAGTCGACAAGGGGACGACCATTTATTTCACCTTGCCGCTGTATGCCCATGACCTGATGACGGATGCGCCTGCCCAACGTCATAAAAACAGAGACTTTGCCCCAGGCGTAATGGAATACACCAACTGA
- a CDS encoding circadian clock KaiB family protein — MIHYHLTLFIAGNGMNSQIARKNLIELRDGELAGRCTMEIVDVLENFAAAVKHNILVTPTMLISTPLNTVMIVGNLNDREKVRVALQSSMVES; from the coding sequence ATGATTCACTATCATCTTACCCTCTTCATAGCCGGGAACGGCATGAATTCACAAATTGCCCGTAAGAACCTGATCGAACTCCGAGACGGCGAACTGGCGGGACGATGCACCATGGAAATTGTGGATGTCCTGGAGAATTTTGCCGCGGCGGTAAAACACAATATTCTCGTAACGCCCACGATGCTGATATCCACCCCCCTTAACACCGTAATGATCGTGGGTAATTTGAACGACCGGGAAAAGGTCCGAGTAGCCCTTCAATCGAGTATGGTTGAATCATGA